In the genome of Pseudomonas protegens, one region contains:
- a CDS encoding GNAT family N-acetyltransferase, with product MLRFFRQWRERGWSEIDLESYQQAWHRFGGSFATHPEVVERLSHFVGITPRYLGWVVKGEVVAAIPCWGRHVALSKEVLKREGKRGLLDMGNAEIILPMAPGVTVPVRQRMAYVSQLNAEQISTLKVQPEGLALARAPEDYSKKFRYNQRREQRLLEEAGGVLLPMSELSPQEQAAAYGALFQRRWNFSVPGKDGLVEVFTLLREFMSGSVVMLDSAPIAIQILYRVEAPQWVSLEYINGGVDPQSREFSPGSVLSFVNTQKEWECAKAVGKTLRYSFGRADREYKDRWCHTVPVYQV from the coding sequence ATGTTGAGGTTTTTTCGCCAGTGGCGGGAGCGTGGTTGGAGCGAGATCGACCTGGAAAGCTATCAGCAGGCGTGGCATCGATTCGGCGGCAGTTTTGCCACGCATCCTGAAGTTGTCGAACGACTTTCCCACTTTGTCGGCATCACCCCACGTTACCTAGGTTGGGTGGTGAAGGGCGAAGTGGTTGCGGCTATCCCTTGCTGGGGGCGGCATGTAGCGCTGTCCAAGGAAGTTCTGAAGCGTGAAGGTAAGCGCGGGCTGCTGGATATGGGTAACGCAGAGATTATTTTGCCGATGGCGCCGGGTGTTACCGTCCCTGTGCGCCAGCGCATGGCTTATGTCTCGCAGTTGAACGCCGAACAGATCAGCACCCTGAAAGTGCAGCCGGAAGGCTTGGCCCTTGCTCGTGCTCCCGAGGATTACTCGAAGAAGTTTCGTTACAACCAGCGCCGTGAACAGCGCTTGCTGGAAGAGGCAGGTGGCGTGTTGCTGCCGATGTCCGAACTGTCGCCGCAAGAGCAGGCGGCGGCGTATGGGGCGCTGTTCCAGCGCCGTTGGAACTTTTCGGTGCCCGGCAAGGATGGGCTGGTCGAGGTGTTCACTCTGCTGCGAGAGTTCATGAGCGGTTCTGTGGTCATGCTCGACTCGGCTCCCATCGCGATCCAGATTCTGTATCGCGTTGAAGCGCCTCAGTGGGTGTCCCTCGAATACATCAATGGTGGTGTCGATCCGCAGAGCCGCGAGTTCAGCCCTGGTAGCGTCCTGAGTTTCGTCAATACCCAGAAGGAATGGGAGTGCGCCAAGGCCGTCGGTAAGACGCTGCGTTATTCGTTCGGTCGCGCCGATCGGGAGTACAAGGATCGCTGGTGCCATACGGTGCCGGTCTATCAGGTCTAA